The following coding sequences lie in one Homalodisca vitripennis isolate AUS2020 chromosome X, UT_GWSS_2.1, whole genome shotgun sequence genomic window:
- the LOC124368591 gene encoding uncharacterized protein LOC124368591, with protein MMFKKLICFCLVVAIVSCDTTEKEYSSIETPPTTSSSVIPALGELNKHGANPKNKGISLRSSDSLFGFGIGANLLGVHAGAGIGHGRGGYGDMGQGFVGKPAGGQYPQYPYPPYMPPQPYYLPAAHAPY; from the exons ATGATGTTTAAGAAACTTATTTGTTTCTGCCTGGTAGTAGCGATTGTTAGCTGCGATACAACG gaAAAAGAATACAGCTCCATAGAAACACCTCCCACAACATCCAGCAGCGTGATCCCAGCTTTAGGAGAACTAAACAAACATGGAGCAAACCCAAAGAATAAAGGAATTTCTCTTCGCTCTTCGGACTCGCTTTTCGGATTCGGGATCGGAGCAAATCTGCTAGGAGTTCATGCAGGCGCAGGTATAGGTCATGGCCGTGGAGGCTATGGTGATATGGGCCAAGGGTTTGTTGGCAAACCTGCGGGAGGCCAATATCCACAATATCCCTACCCTCCGTATATGCCACCACAACCATACTACCTCCCAGCAGCTCATGCACCCTATTGA
- the LOC124368592 gene encoding uncharacterized protein LOC124368592 has protein sequence MMFKKLICFCLVVAIVCSDTTEEDYSSIETLPTTSSSVIPALEELKKHGANPKNKGVSLRSLDSLFGLGIGANLLGVHAGAGIGHGRGGYGDMGQGFVGKPAGGQYPQYPYPPYMLPQPYYLPAAHALY, from the exons ATGATGTTTAAGAAACTTATCTGTTTCTGCCTGGTGGTAGCGATTGTTTGCAGCGATACAACg GAAGAAGACTACAGCTCCATAGAAACACTTCCCACAACATCTAGCAGCGTGATCCCAGCTTTAGAAGAACTAAAGAAACATGGAGCAAACCCAAAGAATAAAGGAGTTTCTCTGCGTTCCTTGGACTCGCTTTTCGGACTCGGGATCGGTGCAAATCTGCTAGGAGTGCACGCAGGCGCAGGTATAGGCCATGGCCGTGGAGGCTATGGTGATATGGGCCAAGGGTTTGTTGGCAAACCCGCAGGAGGCCAATATCCACAGTATCCCTACCCTCCGTATATGCTACCACAACCATACTACCTCCCAGCAGCTCATGCACTCTATTGA
- the LOC124369600 gene encoding uncharacterized protein LOC124369600, which produces MIIASIYKPSGSNDKIFLEQLDLLLDFFVHFGCDLVLTGHIDRSDFNIEVHSSGNIASSWHNVLRSAGLYCTNFKPTRGKACIDNIATNLDPSSYKVEVHGWSISDHSFLSMEITEAYTKLNTVSVGNRNSTNENRSIEYRLTSQTLLADFSRTLSLIDWDSALSGLESEAMYDKFHDIFICWMNVYLPVKRKTFKPRRKHNSWYSPHLKLMKDRVMALLCRSRQSGQNADIEAYKAAKRTYRQALQVARRESNEEFINTADNKCKAAWTIVNRETGRDRPSHHVQTDAEDFSKYCISAVDEIRQSLSLPSSSAVDLLQRSTPAAHSRLFNWRPVNGGEVSRLVSGFKSSGSCDVYGISSVIVKVVIDAIAHPLAKCINACLLEGSFPAKLKMSKVVPIFKKGNYGEINSYRAISLVPCFSKVF; this is translated from the coding sequence ATGATAATTGCATCTATCTACAAGCCAAGTGGTAGTAATGACAAAATATTCCTTGAACAACTTGACTTGCTTCTAGATTTCTTTGTTCATTTTGGTTGTGACCTGGTATTGACCGGTCACATTGATCGGTCGGATTTCAACATTGAAGTTCATAGTTCTGGGAACATTGCTTCTAGTTGGCACAATGTACTACGGTCTGCAGGATTATACTGCACTAATTTTAAACCTACCAGAGGCAAAGCTTGCATCGACAACATTGCTACCAACCTGGATCCTTCTTCTTACAAAGTAGAAGTTCATGGCTGGTCCATATCAGATCACAGTTTTCTGAGTATGGAGATAACTGAGGCATACACAAAATTGAACACGGTGTCTGTTGGAAATCGGAACTCAACAAATGAAAATCGTTCCATTGAATATCGACTGACTTCCCAAACTCTGTTGGCCGATTTTTCACGCACCTTAAGTTTAATAGATTGGGACTCTGCTCTTAGTGGTTTGGAATCTGAGGCTATGTATGATAAATTTCACGATATCTTTATCTGTTGGATGAATGTCTATCTACCAGTCAAGCGGAAAACTTTTAAGCCCAGACGAAAGCACAACTCATGGTATTCTCCTCATCTAAAACTCATGAAAGACCGTGTCATGGCATTGCTTTGTCGTTCGCGGCAATCTGGACAAAATGCTGACATAGAAGCATATAAAGCAGCCAAGAGGACCTACAGACAAGCTTTACAAGTTGCGAGAAGGGAGTCAAATGAAGAATTCATTAATACAGCGGATAACAAGTGTAAGGCTGCTTGGACTATTGTGAATCGTGAAACCGGCAGAGATAGACCATCACATCATGTGCAAACCGATGCTGAGGACTTCAGTAAGTACTGCATCAGTGCTGTGGACGAGATTCGACAGAGCCTCTCTCTTCCATCATCTTCTGCTGTCGATCTGCTGCAACGCAGTACCCCGGCAGCCCATTCCCGGCTCTTCAATTGGCGTCCAGTGAATGGTGGTGAAGTGAGTCGTTTGGTTTCAGGGTTTAAATCCTCGGGAAGCTGTGACGTATATGGCATATCGTCAGTAATTGTGAAAGTTGTAATCGATGCAATAGCTCATCCACTGGCTAAATGTATAAATGCTTGTCTATTGGAGGGAAGTTTTCCCGCTAAGTTAAAAATGTCTAAGGtagtacctatttttaagaaaggtaactACGGTGAAATAAACAGCTACAGAGCGATCTCTCTGGTCCCCTGTTTTTCCAAAGTGTTCTAA